A single genomic interval of Musa acuminata AAA Group cultivar baxijiao chromosome BXJ3-4, Cavendish_Baxijiao_AAA, whole genome shotgun sequence harbors:
- the LOC103980925 gene encoding nuclear pore complex protein NUP35 isoform X1 — protein MPIFPDRGTASRFANASQAATASALWRDTGISADLPAPPVFTLDDRIRFFGIGDLPSPPSDRTGSLSPSTSSSSSSFVRRTRAEMSGSRAAEVDGEERETGRGSPIDGLIEPGALITPPPPRPREIVKPGSQGCSMQNGGLGADGWVTVYGFPPSDTNMVLREFEKCGVISKHVHGPSNANWIHILYQNPSEAQMALKKNGMQLNSLLIIAVKRIDPMHRHHLDETSDRLNRGSFMVSLPSKSTTLNSSSTGTPSTVLTRAHHQQSIATPATSALSKVMDLIFGI, from the exons ATGCCGATCTTCCCCGACCGCGGCACCGCCTCTCGCTTCGCCAACGCGAGTCAGGCCGCCACCGCCTCCGCCCTCTGGCGAGACACCGGCATCTCGGCTGACCTCCCTGCACCTCCGGTCTTCACCCTTGATGACCGCATCAGATTCTTCGGCATCGGCGATCTGCCGTCCCCGCCGTCGGATCGGACAGGATCTCTCTCCCCTTCcacgtcctcctcttcctcttccttcgtcCGGAGAACCAGGGCCGAGATGAGCGGTTCTCGCGCTGCCGAGgttgatggagaggagagagagacggGCCGCGGCTCGCCGATAGATGGGTTAATCGAGCCAGGGGCGTTGATCACTCCGCCGCCTCCGCGGCCGAGAGAGATTGTGAAGCCGGGCTCGCAAGGATGTAGCATGCAGAACGGAGGGCTTGGTGCGGATGGGTGGGTTACTGTTTATGG ATTTCCCCCTAGTGATACCAATATGGTGTTACGAGAGTTTGAAAAATGTGGTGTCATATCAAAGCATGTACATGGACCAAGCAATGCTAATTGGATACACATTTTGTATCAG AATCCCTCTGAAGCTCAAATGGCTCTTAAGAAAAATGGTATGCAGCTAAACAGTCTGTTGATAATTGCGGTGAAGCGTATAGATCCAATGCATCGTCATCATCTGGATGAAACATCTGACAGACTCAATCGCGGAAGTTTCATGGTTTCATTACCCTCCAAGTCAACTACTTTAAATAGCTCATCGACTGGTACTCCATCAACAGTCCTCACTCGCGCCCATCATCAACAGTCTATTGCGACTCCAGCAACATCAGCTTTGTCTAAAGTCATGGACTTGATATTTGGCATTTGA
- the LOC103980925 gene encoding nuclear pore complex protein NUP35 isoform X2 — MPIFPDRGTASRFANASQAATASALWRDTGISADLPAPPVFTLDDRIRFFGIGDLPSPPSDRTGSLSPSTSSSSSSFVRRTRAEMSGSRAAEVDGEERETGRGSPIDGLIEPGALITPPPPRPREIVKPGSQGCSMQNGGLGADGFPPSDTNMVLREFEKCGVISKHVHGPSNANWIHILYQNPSEAQMALKKNGMQLNSLLIIAVKRIDPMHRHHLDETSDRLNRGSFMVSLPSKSTTLNSSSTGTPSTVLTRAHHQQSIATPATSALSKVMDLIFGI; from the exons ATGCCGATCTTCCCCGACCGCGGCACCGCCTCTCGCTTCGCCAACGCGAGTCAGGCCGCCACCGCCTCCGCCCTCTGGCGAGACACCGGCATCTCGGCTGACCTCCCTGCACCTCCGGTCTTCACCCTTGATGACCGCATCAGATTCTTCGGCATCGGCGATCTGCCGTCCCCGCCGTCGGATCGGACAGGATCTCTCTCCCCTTCcacgtcctcctcttcctcttccttcgtcCGGAGAACCAGGGCCGAGATGAGCGGTTCTCGCGCTGCCGAGgttgatggagaggagagagagacggGCCGCGGCTCGCCGATAGATGGGTTAATCGAGCCAGGGGCGTTGATCACTCCGCCGCCTCCGCGGCCGAGAGAGATTGTGAAGCCGGGCTCGCAAGGATGTAGCATGCAGAACGGAGGGCTTGGTGCGGATGG ATTTCCCCCTAGTGATACCAATATGGTGTTACGAGAGTTTGAAAAATGTGGTGTCATATCAAAGCATGTACATGGACCAAGCAATGCTAATTGGATACACATTTTGTATCAG AATCCCTCTGAAGCTCAAATGGCTCTTAAGAAAAATGGTATGCAGCTAAACAGTCTGTTGATAATTGCGGTGAAGCGTATAGATCCAATGCATCGTCATCATCTGGATGAAACATCTGACAGACTCAATCGCGGAAGTTTCATGGTTTCATTACCCTCCAAGTCAACTACTTTAAATAGCTCATCGACTGGTACTCCATCAACAGTCCTCACTCGCGCCCATCATCAACAGTCTATTGCGACTCCAGCAACATCAGCTTTGTCTAAAGTCATGGACTTGATATTTGGCATTTGA
- the LOC135636794 gene encoding CASP-like protein 3A1, whose amino-acid sequence MDVTGAVRKSAAAEVGIQMPEAAKASAVAADSGTMSGPLVPVTGGKDHRAAAAMGWDTVAVGVRLATVLSSLLSLSIMVTAEQRGSLSVFGIQIPLYSKWSFSDSFEYLVGILAAVAAHSLLQLLLSLRKLAQGLPVIPSHSHAWIIFAGDQVFAYAMMSAGSAAAGVTNLNRTGIRHALIPDFCKPLHSFCNHMAISISLAFLSCLFLAISAVLDVLWLSKY is encoded by the exons ATGGATGTGACAGGGGCGGTGAGGAagtcggcggcggcggaggtgggGATACAAATGCCGGAGGCGGCGAAGGCGTCGGCAGTGGCCGCCGACTCCGGGACAATGAGCGGGCCCCTGGTGCCTGTGACAGGGGGAAAAGACCACCGGGCGGCCGCCGCGATGGGGTGGGACACGGTGGCTGTGGGCGTACGGCTGGCCACGGTCTTGTCGTCGCTGCTGTCACTTAGCATAATGGTGACGGCGGAGCAGCGCGGGAGCCTCTCGGTCTTCGGCATCCAAATCCCGCTCTACTCCAAGTGGTCCTTCTCCGACTCTTTCGA GTATTTGGTGGGGATCTTGGCGGCCGTGGCGGCGCATTCGCTGCTGCAGCTTCTGTTGAGCTTGAGGAAGCTGGCGCAGGGGTTGCCTGTGATCCCCTCCCACAGCCATGCGTGGATCATTTTCGCAGGTGATCAG GTGTTTGCATATGCGATGATGAGTGCGGGTTCTGCTGCCGCCGGAGTGACCAATCTGAACCGCACAGGGATCCGGCATGCACTGATTCCTGACTTCTGTAAGCCCTTGCATAGCTTCTGCAACCACATGGCCATCTCCATAAGCTTAGCTTTCCTCAGCTGCCTCTTTCTAGCTATCTCTGCTGTATTAGATGTACTGTGGTTGTCCAAGTATTGA